One region of Peribacillus simplex genomic DNA includes:
- a CDS encoding MFS transporter: MNNKLLLSVLIFIVGISGFSQGMLLPIIAIIFENDGISSSLNGFHAASLYIGILLISPFMEAPLRKYGYKPLILFGGITVILSLALFPVWKSFWFWFVLRFFIGIGDHTLHFATQTWITAISPIAKRGRNLAIYGLFFSLGFMVGPLMTKLLEINQSLPFIFTSILSLLTWLTVFLIRNELPEQDESENTSFLGTLKRFTKVSRIAWVAFLLPFTFGVLEASLNSNFPVFALRSGIDLTAVSIIIPAFSGGTLLTQIPLGMISDRFGRRKTLLTILFSGFTIFSLAGIYSYSVLGLFICFMLGGMMVGSTFSLGISYMADLLPRNLLPAGNLLCSIFYSLGSIGGPFFGGLVIDHVHSGNFFHMISIMLFLVFISLAFFKEKLPASVM; the protein is encoded by the coding sequence ATGAATAATAAACTGCTTTTAAGTGTTTTAATCTTTATTGTCGGCATATCAGGTTTTTCTCAAGGAATGCTTCTGCCGATCATTGCCATCATTTTTGAAAATGACGGAATTAGTTCATCCTTAAACGGGTTTCATGCCGCCTCCCTTTATATTGGGATTCTGTTGATTTCTCCTTTTATGGAAGCGCCACTCCGTAAATATGGGTATAAGCCATTGATATTATTTGGCGGGATAACGGTCATTCTCTCTCTTGCATTATTTCCTGTTTGGAAATCATTCTGGTTTTGGTTCGTACTACGTTTCTTCATTGGAATCGGCGATCATACACTCCACTTTGCTACCCAAACATGGATCACTGCCATTTCACCAATAGCGAAGCGCGGTAGAAATCTCGCTATTTACGGACTTTTCTTCAGTCTTGGCTTCATGGTTGGCCCGCTAATGACGAAGCTTCTCGAGATTAATCAGTCTTTGCCTTTCATCTTTACATCCATACTCAGTCTTCTTACTTGGTTAACTGTTTTCCTTATTAGAAATGAGCTTCCTGAACAGGATGAATCTGAAAACACATCATTTCTGGGCACACTTAAAAGGTTTACGAAGGTGAGCCGCATAGCTTGGGTCGCTTTTTTACTTCCTTTCACTTTTGGCGTGCTCGAAGCATCATTGAATAGCAACTTTCCAGTTTTCGCCCTGCGCTCCGGAATCGATTTAACTGCGGTATCCATTATAATTCCGGCATTTTCAGGCGGAACCCTGCTTACACAGATTCCCCTGGGAATGATCAGTGATCGCTTTGGCCGGCGAAAAACCTTGCTGACTATCCTCTTTTCGGGCTTTACCATATTTTCTCTAGCAGGGATTTATTCTTATTCAGTGCTTGGACTATTCATCTGCTTCATGCTTGGAGGTATGATGGTTGGTTCGACTTTCTCTCTGGGAATCAGTTATATGGCAGATCTGTTACCTCGAAACCTTTTACCAGCAGGAAATTTATTATGCAGTATTTTCTATAGTCTGGGCAGCATCGGCGGTCCATTCTTTGGCGGCCTTGTAATAGATCATGTACACAGTGGGAATTTTTTTCATATGATAAGTATCATGCTTTTCCTTGTCTTTATTTCATTGGCCTTTTTTAAGGAGAAACTGCCTGCATCTGTTATGTAA
- the cax gene encoding calcium/proton exchanger, producing the protein MVNKIFLGLVLLGVPLSVLGSLLHWPSVIMFIVYCLTIVALAGFMGRATESLAIVMGPRIGGLLNATFGNAVELIISVFSLKAGLVGVVLASLTGSVLGNLLLVAGLSFFIGGTKYKRQKFNVFDARHNAGLLIFAVIVAFVIPEVFTQNMSESSTMSLSVGISIILILLYLAALFFKLVTHRGVYQHNQKTKEHEEEEPEWSKKKAIIILAAATLAVAFVSEKLVHTFSEVGETFGWTELFIGVIIVAIVGNAAEHASAVIMAYKNKMDVAVEIAVGSTLQVAMFVAPVLVLISLMYPTHMPLIFTWPELISMVSAVFLMIMISNDGETNWFEGLTLLAAYFIMGIGFYLL; encoded by the coding sequence ATCGTGAATAAAATATTTTTGGGGCTTGTACTATTAGGCGTCCCATTATCTGTCCTTGGGTCTTTATTGCATTGGCCGAGCGTAATCATGTTCATAGTATATTGCTTAACAATCGTCGCGCTTGCAGGCTTCATGGGCAGGGCGACTGAAAGCTTAGCGATTGTTATGGGACCAAGGATTGGCGGTCTTTTGAATGCAACCTTTGGTAATGCAGTTGAATTGATCATATCGGTCTTTTCGTTAAAGGCGGGGCTGGTTGGTGTTGTATTGGCGTCTTTGACTGGTTCCGTTTTAGGAAACTTATTGTTGGTGGCTGGCCTTTCGTTCTTCATCGGAGGGACCAAATACAAACGGCAGAAATTTAATGTTTTTGATGCCAGGCATAATGCCGGGCTGTTAATATTTGCAGTTATTGTAGCCTTCGTCATACCGGAAGTATTCACACAAAACATGAGTGAGTCAAGTACGATGTCGTTAAGTGTCGGAATTTCCATCATTTTGATCTTATTATATCTTGCTGCATTATTCTTTAAATTGGTTACTCACCGCGGGGTATATCAGCATAACCAGAAAACCAAGGAACATGAAGAGGAAGAACCGGAATGGAGTAAGAAAAAGGCAATTATAATACTTGCTGCCGCTACTTTGGCTGTTGCGTTCGTATCGGAGAAGCTTGTACATACCTTCAGCGAAGTGGGGGAAACCTTCGGATGGACAGAGTTATTCATCGGTGTCATTATCGTTGCGATCGTGGGTAACGCGGCAGAGCATGCGTCCGCCGTCATAATGGCCTATAAAAATAAAATGGATGTCGCTGTGGAGATTGCCGTTGGTTCCACACTTCAAGTAGCGATGTTCGTAGCTCCTGTACTCGTATTGATTTCGTTAATGTATCCAACTCATATGCCGCTTATTTTCACATGGCCAGAGCTGATTTCAATGGTTTCAGCAGTCTTTCTGATGATCATGATTTCGAATGACGGGGAAACGAACTGGTTTGAAGGCCTTACCCTATTGGCTGCCTACTTCATCATGGGGATTGGATTTTACTTATTATAA
- a CDS encoding YfkD famly protein — MKRIILITMIALIAFIQANVSFAANKPGDKATPNKVNIPPSVLNIAKENTYPNPTQDLPMLQPSKFAKQLIGSSDIKIENPELIHMLNESAIAKAPLAFGYRATIYLGHWALNYESSETAPNWEYQKINMNYYDNRGGEVPYRIRYIQESQKAVSGGLTAKIPKAEDVQKMMLLKATEKTNLPLAFETIIGAGTKKDEVYNVASNRIGYLSSYASAVNEKGKVTYGEVYLNLKGNKRTITIKNITSQGIGAWIPVQDHVSFSFTVSQQPR; from the coding sequence ATGAAAAGAATTATTCTTATTACGATGATTGCCCTAATTGCCTTCATTCAGGCGAATGTAAGTTTTGCAGCCAATAAACCAGGAGATAAAGCAACTCCGAATAAGGTGAATATCCCGCCTTCCGTATTGAATATTGCAAAGGAGAATACGTATCCGAACCCGACTCAGGATCTTCCGATGCTGCAGCCGAGTAAGTTTGCCAAACAATTGATCGGCTCGTCGGATATAAAGATTGAAAATCCAGAACTCATTCATATGTTGAATGAATCAGCAATTGCAAAGGCTCCGCTTGCTTTTGGTTACAGGGCGACCATATACCTTGGTCATTGGGCATTGAATTATGAGTCTTCGGAAACGGCCCCAAACTGGGAATACCAAAAGATCAATATGAATTACTATGATAATCGCGGCGGTGAAGTTCCATACAGGATCCGTTACATCCAGGAGAGTCAGAAGGCAGTGAGCGGCGGTCTTACCGCGAAAATCCCTAAGGCAGAGGATGTTCAAAAGATGATGCTGTTAAAAGCCACAGAAAAAACCAATTTGCCATTGGCTTTCGAAACAATCATCGGAGCTGGTACGAAAAAAGATGAGGTATACAATGTTGCTTCAAATAGGATTGGTTACTTATCCAGTTATGCTTCTGCAGTCAATGAAAAAGGAAAGGTCACATATGGGGAAGTATATTTGAACCTAAAAGGAAATAAGCGAACCATAACGATCAAGAACATCACTTCTCAAGGCATCGGTGCATGGATACCGGTTCAGGACCATGTTTCCTTCAGCTTTACAGTCTCTCAGCAACCTAGGTAA
- the yfkAB gene encoding radical SAM/CxCxxxxC motif protein YfkAB, whose product MSIIKQYLLTPITPKYDPWEAYMDVEQYGKLCLTNVEFTTTTLCNMRCEHCAVGYTLQPKDPDALPLELLIRRLDEIPLLRSLSITGGEPMLSRKQVKNYVLPLLKYARSRGVRTQINSNLTLDLERYEEIIPYLDVLHISHNWGTIDEFIDIGFAMMDRKPSREQRKKLFDKMIENSRALTKAGVLVSAETMLNKRTLPHLEHIHRQIVDEMGCQRHEIHPMYPSDFASALETLSLDNMREAIHHLLDIRDENVWMLFGTLPFYPCNNAKEDIELLQRLYGSHKVTVRNDPDGRSRLNVNIFTGEVIVTDFGDAPTLGNIIDSPLTESYDTWMNSKLANELNCHCPAVKCLGPNVLVKNAYYPMEDFRIRKSSI is encoded by the coding sequence ATGTCAATAATCAAGCAATATCTTTTAACACCAATTACACCCAAGTATGATCCTTGGGAAGCATATATGGACGTTGAACAATATGGAAAACTCTGCTTGACCAATGTGGAGTTCACTACCACCACCCTTTGCAATATGCGTTGCGAACATTGTGCTGTCGGTTACACACTTCAACCTAAGGATCCGGATGCTCTGCCTTTGGAATTACTGATTCGGCGCCTTGATGAGATTCCTTTGCTTCGCTCGCTCAGCATCACTGGCGGGGAACCGATGCTATCTAGGAAACAAGTGAAGAATTATGTTTTACCTTTATTGAAATATGCCCGTAGCCGTGGGGTCCGCACACAAATCAATTCCAATTTGACCCTTGACTTGGAACGGTACGAGGAAATCATTCCTTATTTGGATGTCCTGCACATTTCCCATAACTGGGGAACGATCGATGAATTCATTGATATAGGCTTCGCCATGATGGACCGAAAACCATCACGGGAACAGCGAAAGAAGTTATTTGATAAAATGATCGAAAATTCCCGTGCCCTGACAAAAGCTGGTGTGCTGGTTTCTGCAGAAACAATGCTTAATAAACGCACATTGCCGCATCTTGAGCATATTCACAGACAAATCGTCGATGAAATGGGATGCCAAAGACATGAAATTCATCCGATGTATCCAAGCGATTTCGCTTCGGCACTTGAAACGTTATCATTGGATAATATGCGTGAAGCGATTCATCATTTGCTTGATATCCGTGATGAAAATGTATGGATGCTTTTTGGTACCCTGCCATTCTATCCTTGCAATAACGCTAAAGAGGATATAGAGCTGCTTCAACGCCTGTATGGTTCACATAAAGTGACGGTTCGAAATGACCCTGATGGACGTTCCAGGTTGAACGTCAATATTTTCACTGGGGAAGTGATCGTGACCGATTTCGGGGACGCACCTACATTGGGAAATATCATTGATTCGCCATTGACCGAATCGTATGACACATGGATGAATTCGAAACTGGCCAATGAATTGAACTGCCACTGCCCGGCAGTCAAATGTCTAGGCCCGAATGTTCTCGTCAAAAATGCATACTACCCGATGGAAGACTTCAGGATCAGAAAGTCTTCCATATAA
- a CDS encoding SE1561 family protein, giving the protein MGKSITGKNEQLTYLKERLTMFMEVLDHIEPENTELEDIDRLIGMIDDLEGKVEQFKTHKE; this is encoded by the coding sequence ATGGGAAAATCCATTACAGGTAAAAACGAACAATTAACATACTTAAAAGAACGCCTCACGATGTTCATGGAGGTTCTTGATCATATCGAACCGGAAAATACTGAATTGGAAGATATAGACCGCTTAATCGGCATGATAGATGATTTGGAAGGCAAAGTTGAACAATTCAAAACCCACAAAGAATAA
- a CDS encoding fumarate hydratase — protein MDIQKFQESMYSLIVETSTNLPKDVRRAVKSAKQRENAGTRSALSLATITNNITMADDNVSPICQDTGLPTFKIKTPVGVNQLEIKDAIRNAIILATKGGKLRPNAVDSLSGENSGDNLGEGLPVMKFDQWEKDYIDVRLILKGGGCENKNIQYSLPMELEGLGKAGRDLDGIRKCVLHSVYQAQGQGCSAGFIGVGIGGDRSSGYDLAKAQLFRSNEDVNPNEDLRNLEDYIMKTANELGIGTMGFGGETTLLGCKIGVMHRIPASFFVSVAYNCWAFRRLGVKVNPETGEINEWLYQEGEKIDFALEEEKAAKEEVAAAVESDVEASREITLQAPITEEQIRELKVGDVVHINGRIYTGRDAIHKHLSENPAPIDLDGQVIYHCGPVMLKDEEGKWHVKAAGPTTSIREEPYQGDIMKRFGIRAVIGKGGMGPKTLEALSEHGGVYLNAIGGAAQYYADCIKSVEGVNFTEFGIPEAMWHLNVEGFTAVVTMDSHGNSLHKDVQQSSLEKLAQFKEPVFK, from the coding sequence TTGGATATTCAAAAATTCCAAGAAAGTATGTACAGTCTTATCGTTGAAACTTCAACGAATCTTCCAAAGGATGTTCGTCGTGCGGTAAAAAGCGCAAAACAACGTGAAAATGCAGGCACTCGTTCAGCGTTGAGCTTGGCCACCATCACGAATAATATTACAATGGCTGACGATAATGTATCACCGATTTGTCAGGATACTGGTCTGCCGACTTTCAAAATTAAAACTCCAGTTGGCGTGAACCAACTTGAAATAAAAGACGCAATCCGTAATGCGATCATTTTAGCGACAAAAGGCGGAAAACTTCGTCCAAACGCAGTTGATTCTTTATCGGGTGAAAATAGCGGGGATAATCTTGGGGAAGGTCTTCCTGTCATGAAATTCGATCAATGGGAAAAAGACTACATTGATGTTCGTCTCATCTTAAAAGGAGGCGGCTGTGAAAATAAAAACATTCAATACAGTCTGCCTATGGAGCTTGAAGGATTGGGGAAAGCGGGCCGTGATTTGGACGGAATCCGTAAATGTGTCCTACACTCTGTCTACCAAGCACAAGGACAAGGATGCAGTGCCGGCTTTATCGGCGTTGGTATTGGAGGGGACCGTTCATCCGGATATGATCTGGCTAAGGCTCAACTTTTCCGCAGTAATGAAGATGTGAATCCGAATGAAGATCTTCGTAATCTTGAAGATTACATCATGAAGACAGCTAATGAATTGGGAATCGGCACGATGGGATTTGGCGGCGAAACCACATTGCTTGGATGTAAAATCGGTGTCATGCACCGTATTCCTGCAAGCTTTTTCGTCTCCGTTGCTTACAACTGCTGGGCTTTCCGCCGTTTAGGTGTGAAAGTGAATCCCGAAACAGGAGAAATCAATGAGTGGTTATACCAAGAAGGCGAGAAAATCGACTTTGCTCTAGAAGAAGAAAAAGCAGCGAAGGAAGAAGTGGCAGCCGCTGTAGAATCTGACGTTGAAGCTTCCCGTGAAATCACCCTACAAGCACCGATCACGGAAGAACAAATCCGTGAATTAAAAGTTGGTGACGTAGTTCATATTAACGGCAGAATATATACGGGCCGTGACGCTATCCATAAGCACTTATCTGAAAATCCTGCACCAATCGACCTAGACGGACAAGTCATTTATCACTGTGGACCAGTTATGCTGAAGGACGAAGAAGGAAAATGGCATGTGAAGGCTGCGGGACCAACAACAAGTATTCGTGAAGAACCATACCAAGGAGATATCATGAAACGATTCGGCATACGTGCAGTCATCGGTAAAGGCGGAATGGGACCGAAAACATTAGAAGCACTAAGTGAACATGGCGGCGTTTATCTAAACGCAATCGGCGGGGCTGCTCAATATTATGCAGACTGCATCAAATCCGTCGAAGGTGTTAACTTCACTGAATTTGGTATTCCAGAAGCAATGTGGCATTTGAACGTTGAAGGATTTACAGCAGTTGTTACCATGGATTCACATGGAAACAGCCTCCATAAAGATGTTCAGCAATCTTCATTGGAAAAATTGGCACAATTCAAAGAACCAGTATTTAAATAA
- the pdaA gene encoding delta-lactam-biosynthetic de-N-acetylase produces MKKNVILSAFICLICSLASPAFAESYNWGFNKGKNGTPADAGKNFNEMLPKYEAIYKGDTKKKDIYLTFDNGYENGYTAQILDVLKKHKAPGAFFVTGHYLKTAPELVVRMANEGHIVGNHSWNHPDMTSVTDNVIRTELERVKKATEKLTGQQGMNYLRPPRGIFNERTMKVAQKEGYYHIFWSLAYKDWIVDQQKGAAFAHDEVLKQIHPGAILLLHTVSKDNAEALDSILTDLEKQGYKFSSLDDLMIEKQLPNRMLY; encoded by the coding sequence ATGAAAAAAAACGTGATTTTATCCGCTTTTATATGCTTGATATGCTCTTTGGCAAGTCCAGCTTTTGCAGAATCCTATAACTGGGGCTTCAATAAAGGGAAAAATGGGACACCTGCCGATGCTGGTAAAAACTTCAATGAGATGCTGCCTAAATATGAGGCGATTTATAAAGGGGATACAAAGAAAAAAGATATATACTTAACGTTTGATAACGGTTATGAAAATGGGTACACGGCGCAGATTCTGGATGTTCTGAAGAAACATAAGGCTCCTGGGGCTTTTTTCGTCACGGGTCATTATTTAAAAACGGCACCTGAGCTTGTTGTCCGTATGGCGAATGAAGGACATATCGTCGGGAATCATTCTTGGAACCATCCTGATATGACCAGTGTGACGGATAATGTAATTCGCACTGAACTGGAGAGGGTTAAAAAAGCGACGGAAAAATTAACCGGTCAACAGGGAATGAACTACCTTAGGCCGCCGCGTGGTATATTCAATGAGAGAACAATGAAAGTCGCACAAAAAGAAGGATATTACCACATTTTCTGGTCGCTTGCATATAAAGACTGGATTGTTGACCAACAAAAGGGTGCCGCGTTCGCTCACGATGAAGTGCTTAAGCAGATTCATCCCGGGGCGATATTATTACTGCATACCGTATCAAAAGATAATGCGGAAGCACTCGACTCGATTCTGACGGATCTTGAAAAACAGGGGTACAAATTCAGTAGCCTTGATGATTTAATGATTGAGAAACAATTGCCGAACCGAATGCTTTATTAA
- a CDS encoding DNA-3-methyladenine glycosylase family protein, with product MWTEKLQVQGPYNFDLVLERLSLDPLQVVDFTNRTVKVPLYIEREPIVLQVQAIGNIDEPSFIIKGHSEVYKSKAIERLKKVFHWHQPLEGVSRHFRESDLRGIFEEHRGTAIVLDFDYYSCLVKCIIHQQLNLSFAHTLTERFVKTFGYQIEGAWFYPTSETTAQLKIEQLRAIQFSGRKAEYVIGLSEQIIQGHLNLDIMDKLSDQDVKDTLIKIRGIGRWTAENFLLFGLGRPNLFPKADIGIQNALKKLYGLPQKPTQEEMETYSVKWAPYLSYASLYLWRSIEKRSEKK from the coding sequence GTGTGGACAGAAAAATTACAGGTTCAAGGACCCTATAATTTCGATCTTGTTCTCGAACGATTATCGTTAGACCCACTTCAGGTAGTTGATTTTACTAACAGGACGGTAAAAGTTCCGCTATATATAGAAAGAGAACCAATCGTTTTGCAGGTTCAGGCAATAGGAAATATCGATGAACCATCTTTCATCATCAAAGGTCATTCAGAGGTTTACAAGTCAAAAGCAATCGAACGGTTAAAAAAGGTTTTTCATTGGCATCAGCCATTAGAAGGCGTTTCCCGGCATTTCCGGGAATCAGATTTAAGGGGAATCTTCGAAGAGCACCGCGGTACAGCCATAGTCTTGGACTTCGATTACTACAGTTGCCTCGTCAAATGCATCATACATCAGCAATTGAATTTATCTTTTGCACATACGCTCACGGAACGATTCGTTAAAACATTCGGATACCAGATAGAAGGTGCCTGGTTTTATCCGACATCGGAAACAACCGCCCAACTTAAAATCGAGCAATTAAGAGCCATTCAATTCAGTGGCCGAAAAGCGGAATACGTCATCGGACTTTCCGAGCAAATCATTCAGGGCCATCTCAATCTTGATATAATGGACAAGTTATCCGATCAAGATGTTAAGGATACACTAATAAAAATACGCGGTATCGGTAGATGGACGGCTGAAAACTTCCTGCTTTTTGGACTCGGCCGACCGAATCTGTTTCCAAAAGCCGATATTGGCATTCAAAATGCCTTGAAAAAATTATATGGCTTACCGCAAAAGCCAACCCAAGAAGAAATGGAAACCTATAGTGTGAAATGGGCTCCATATCTAAGCTACGCTTCCCTCTATTTGTGGAGAAGCATTGAAAAACGGAGTGAAAAGAAATGA
- the rlmD gene encoding 23S rRNA (uracil(1939)-C(5))-methyltransferase RlmD — MTNIQDTKLEVDQTLPLTIKRLGINGEGVGYFKKKVVFVPGALPGEEIVALITKVQPNFSEAKIKTIRKESPHRIAAPCPVYAECGGCQLQHLSYDQQLIEKRDIVIQAMERHTKFPLSSLNIKETIGMEDPWNYRNKSQYQVGQKDGKLIAGLYGLNSHNLIDIPNCLVQHKATNKVTRTVKKILKNLNISIYNERKRKGVIRTVITRVGFETGEVQVVLVTGAEEIPQKDQLLKQIRDQLPEVKSVVQNINNQNTSLIFGEKTIHLAGEKVINETLGDLSYELSARTFFQLNPVQTVRMYDEVKKAAALTGTEKVVDAYCGVGTIGLWLSENAKEVRGMDVIKESIEDAKKNAIRHKRTNMHYETGKAENILPRWTKEGWKPDVLVVDPPRSGCDQSLLQTILKVKPKTIVYVSCNPSTLAKDLQELSALYEVESMQPVDMFPQTSHVECVSQLILKEGN; from the coding sequence ATGACAAACATTCAAGATACAAAACTAGAAGTGGATCAAACGCTTCCCCTTACCATTAAACGGCTTGGCATTAACGGGGAGGGAGTCGGTTATTTCAAAAAGAAAGTCGTCTTCGTCCCAGGAGCATTACCAGGTGAAGAAATAGTAGCTTTAATAACAAAAGTACAGCCCAACTTTTCTGAAGCAAAAATAAAAACCATCCGGAAAGAATCACCGCACCGCATTGCAGCTCCATGTCCGGTTTATGCTGAATGCGGAGGATGTCAGTTACAGCATTTAAGCTATGACCAGCAGCTTATTGAAAAACGCGATATCGTCATTCAAGCAATGGAACGTCATACTAAATTCCCGCTTTCTTCATTAAATATAAAAGAAACGATCGGCATGGAAGATCCTTGGAACTACCGCAACAAAAGTCAGTACCAAGTCGGTCAGAAAGATGGCAAATTGATTGCCGGTCTTTACGGCTTAAACTCCCATAACTTGATCGATATTCCCAACTGTCTTGTACAGCACAAGGCTACTAATAAAGTAACACGTACGGTGAAGAAGATTCTAAAGAACCTGAATATCTCGATCTATAATGAAAGAAAGAGAAAAGGTGTGATCCGTACAGTCATTACAAGAGTCGGCTTTGAAACAGGCGAAGTACAGGTTGTCCTTGTTACAGGAGCGGAGGAAATTCCACAAAAAGATCAATTGCTTAAACAAATTCGTGACCAACTGCCGGAAGTGAAATCGGTCGTTCAAAATATTAATAATCAAAACACATCACTTATTTTTGGCGAAAAGACGATTCACCTTGCAGGCGAAAAAGTCATCAATGAAACATTGGGTGACCTATCATACGAACTATCGGCCCGTACTTTCTTCCAGCTTAATCCGGTCCAAACAGTACGCATGTATGACGAAGTGAAAAAAGCCGCAGCCCTAACCGGCACTGAAAAAGTCGTAGATGCTTATTGCGGTGTAGGCACTATCGGACTTTGGCTGTCTGAAAATGCAAAAGAGGTTCGCGGAATGGACGTCATCAAAGAATCCATTGAAGACGCCAAGAAAAATGCCATCAGGCACAAACGCACCAACATGCATTATGAAACAGGCAAAGCCGAGAATATCCTGCCACGCTGGACCAAAGAAGGCTGGAAACCGGACGTGCTGGTCGTCGATCCACCAAGATCCGGCTGTGACCAATCCTTACTGCAGACCATCTTGAAAGTTAAACCGAAAACCATAGTGTACGTATCTTGCAATCCGTCTACATTGGCGAAGGACCTTCAAGAATTGAGCGCATTATACGAAGTTGAATCCATGCAGCCTGTGGATATGTTCCCGCAGACGAGCCATGTGGAGTGTGTCTCGCAACTCATTTTAAAAGAAGGCAACTAA
- a CDS encoding tRNA dihydrouridine synthase, with protein sequence MRGFEFEMIDNFWRDLPRPFFVLAPMEDVTDVVFRHVVSEAGRPDVFFTEFTNSDSYCHPEGMKSVRGRLIFTEDEQPMVAHIWGDNPEYFRQMSIGMAELGFKGIDINMGCPVPNVASRGKGSGLILRPDVAAELIQAAKAGGLPVSVKTRLGFKDVNEWEEWLKHILKQDVANLTIHLRTRKEMSQVDAHWELIPEIKKLRDRIAPNTLITINGDIPDRQTGLQLAEQYGIDGVMIGRGIFKNPFAFEKEPKEHSSKEYLDLLRLQLDLQDQYAEVLPRSITGLHRFFKIYVKGFRGAGELRNQLMNTKSTDEVRALLDNFGKDC encoded by the coding sequence GTGAGAGGATTTGAGTTTGAAATGATAGATAATTTTTGGCGTGATTTACCACGACCATTTTTTGTACTTGCACCAATGGAAGATGTGACAGATGTTGTTTTTCGCCACGTAGTAAGTGAAGCCGGTCGACCGGATGTATTTTTCACAGAGTTTACAAACTCGGATAGCTATTGTCATCCAGAGGGCATGAAAAGTGTACGTGGCCGTTTGATTTTTACAGAAGATGAACAGCCAATGGTGGCACATATTTGGGGGGACAATCCCGAATATTTCCGTCAAATGAGTATTGGCATGGCAGAGCTAGGATTTAAAGGCATCGATATTAATATGGGCTGCCCTGTACCGAATGTGGCATCGAGAGGGAAAGGTAGTGGCCTTATTCTGCGTCCAGACGTTGCGGCAGAACTTATTCAAGCAGCAAAAGCGGGCGGACTGCCTGTCAGCGTGAAAACACGACTTGGCTTTAAGGATGTAAATGAGTGGGAGGAGTGGCTAAAGCATATTTTAAAACAGGATGTTGCGAACCTTACTATTCATTTACGTACAAGAAAGGAAATGAGCCAAGTGGATGCGCATTGGGAGCTAATTCCGGAAATCAAAAAATTACGTGACCGTATCGCACCAAATACGCTAATAACAATCAATGGAGACATTCCTGACCGTCAAACTGGGCTGCAGCTTGCTGAACAATATGGTATTGATGGCGTTATGATCGGGCGGGGTATTTTTAAAAATCCTTTTGCTTTTGAAAAAGAGCCAAAAGAGCATAGCAGTAAAGAATACCTTGATCTTTTAAGACTGCAGCTTGATCTTCAAGATCAATATGCGGAAGTACTGCCACGTTCAATCACAGGGCTTCATCGCTTTTTCAAAATTTATGTCAAAGGATTCCGTGGAGCTGGTGAGTTAAGAAATCAATTAATGAACACGAAATCAACAGATGAAGTGCGTGCATTGCTTGATAACTTTGGAAAAGATTGTTGA
- a CDS encoding DUF1456 family protein, giving the protein MHNHDILIRLRYALDIKNKDMVEIFKLGDIEVTREEVMQMLTKPKDGFYDEYDEDDMDDECIKCNNTMLESFLNGLIIFKRGKQEPKPGQPVNPAPTAKIKESMNNILLKKMKIALTLTSEDMIDILEEAGVMITKGELSAILRKVGHRNYKECGDKFARNFLKGLALRYRG; this is encoded by the coding sequence ATGCATAATCATGATATATTAATTCGATTAAGATATGCGCTGGATATAAAAAATAAAGATATGGTAGAGATATTTAAACTCGGGGATATTGAAGTGACAAGAGAAGAAGTCATGCAGATGCTCACAAAGCCGAAAGACGGTTTCTATGATGAATATGACGAAGATGATATGGATGATGAATGTATAAAATGTAACAATACGATGTTGGAGTCCTTTTTAAATGGCTTGATCATTTTTAAAAGAGGGAAACAAGAACCAAAACCCGGCCAGCCAGTAAACCCGGCACCTACTGCAAAGATTAAGGAAAGCATGAATAATATTCTGCTAAAGAAAATGAAAATCGCGCTGACATTAACAAGCGAGGATATGATTGATATCTTGGAAGAAGCAGGAGTCATGATAACCAAAGGAGAATTAAGTGCCATTTTAAGAAAAGTTGGTCATAGAAATTATAAAGAGTGCGGGGATAAATTCGCCAGGAATTTCTTAAAAGGGTTAGCTTTGAGATATAGGGGATAA